The nucleotide sequence AACAGGTCGAGCAGGTCATGAGCGAGTTCGTCGACATCGTCGGCGATCAGACCAGCCTGGGCGTCGGTTCCGATGACTACGTGCGCAAAATGCTCACCCAGGCCCTGGGCGAAGACAAGGCCAACGGCCTGATCGACCGCATCCTGCTGGGTGGCAACACCAGCGGCCTCGACAGCCTGAAATGGATGGAGCCGCGCGCCGTCGCCGACGTGATCCGTTACGAGCACCCACAGATCCAGGCGATCGTCGTGGCGTACCTCGACCCCGATCAGGCCGGTGAAGTGCTGGGCAACTTCGACCATAAGGTGCGCCTGGACATCATCCTGCGGGTTTCTTCGTTGAACACCGTGCAACCGGCTGCCCTGAAGGAACTCAACCAGATTCTCGAGAAGCAGTTCTCCGGCAACTCGAATGCCTCGCGCACCACCCTGGGTGGCATCAAGCGTGCGGCCGACATCATGAACTTCCTCGACAGCTCGATCGAAGGTCAGCTCATGGACTCGATCCGCGAAGTCGACGAAGACCTGTCCGGTCAGATCGAAGACCTCATGTTCGTGTTCAACAACCTGGCCGATGTCGACGACCGCGGTATTCAGGCGCTGCTGCGCGAAGTGTCTTCCGACGTGCTGGTCCTGGCCCTCAAGGGTTCGGACGAAGGCGTCAAGGAGAAGATCTTCAAGAACATGTCCAAACGGGCGGCCGAACTGTTGCGCGACGACCTCGAGGCCAAGGGCCCGGTGCGCGTCAGCGACGTGGAAACCGCACAGAAGGAAATCCTCACCATCGCTCGCCGTATGGCCGAAGCCGGAGAAATCGTTCTCGGCGGGAAGGGCGGCGAAGAGATGATCTAAGTTCACTATGCCGTCCAAACATGATGAGTCCCCCTCCGACCTGATCCGCGCCAGGGATGTCGGAGGTTTTGATGTCTGGTCGCTGCCCAGTTTCGACCCGCATGTGCCGGAGCCCGAGCCTGAGCCGGAACCCGAGCTGCCGGAAATCGAGGAAGTGCCGCTGGAGGAAGTCCAGCCGCTGACCCTCGAGGAACTCGAAGCCATTCGTCAGGAAGCCTACAACGAAGGCTTCGCCACGGGCGAGAAAGAGGGTTTTCACAGCACCACGATCAAGGTCCGTCAGGAGGCCGAAGCCGCCCTCACGCCGAAAGTCGCTGCGCTGGAGCAACTGATGGCCAACCTGTTCGAGCCTATCGCCGAACAGGACACGCAAATCGAGAAGTCGCTGGTCGACCTCGTGCAGCACATCACCAGGCAGGTGATTCAGCGCGAGCTGGCCATCGACTCGACGCAGATCGAACACGTCATGCGCGACGCCCTCAAGCTGTTGCCGCTGGGTGTGGGCAACGTGCGCCTGTACATCAACCCGCAGGATTTCGAGCAGGTCAAAGCCTTGCGCGAGCGCCACGAAGAAACCTGGCGCATCGTCGAGGACGAAGCCCTGTTGCCGGGCGGCTGCCGGGTCGAGACCGAGCACAGCCGTATCGACGCCACGATCGAAACGCGGGTGGCCCGAGTCATGGACAAACTGTTCGATCAATTGCATGAACAGGCCCTGCACCCGGCCGCGCCTGATCTGAGCCTGGAGCTGCCGGTCGCTGCTGCACCGGCTGTCGAGCCAGAGCCGGAAGACCCCGATGCGCCTTGACCGCACCAGCTTCGCCAAGCGCCTGGGCAGCTACGCCGAGGCCACGGAGTTGGCCGGCGCACCGATCCTCGAAGGTCGTTTGCTGCGCATGGTCGGCCTGACGCTCGAAGCTGAGGGCTTGCGCGCAGCCATGGGCAGTCGCTGCATGGTCATCAACGACGACAGTTACCACCCGGTGCAGGTCGAAGCCGAAGTCATGGGCTTTTCCGGCAGCAAGGTGTTCCTGATGCCCGTGGGCAGCGTGGCGGGGATCGCCCCCGGCGCACGTGTCGTGCCGTTGGCGGACACCGGCCGCTTGCCGATGGGGATGAGCATGCTCGGGCGTGTGCTGGACGGCGCCGGTCGTGCGCTGGACGGCAAGGGCGGGATGAAGGCCGAAGACTGGGTGCCGATGGACGGCCCGACGATCAACCCCCTCAAGCGTCACCCGATCAGTGAGCCACTGGACGTCGGCATTCGCTCCATCAACGGCTTGCTGACCGTCGGCCGGGGCCAGCGACTCGGCCTGTTCGCCGGTACCGGCGTCGGTAAGAGTGTGCTGTTGGGCATGATGACGCGCTTTACCGAGGCCGACATCATCGTCGTCGGCCTGATCGGTGAGCGGGGTCGTGAGGTGAAGGAATTCATCGAGCACATTCTCGGTGAAGAAGGCCTCAAGCGTTCGGTGGTGGTGGCGTCCCCGGCGGACGATGCGCCGCTGATGCGCATGCGCGCCGCGATGTATTGCACGCGCATCGCCGAATACTTCCGCGACAAGGGCAAGAACGTCCTGTTGCTGATGGACTCGCTGACCCGTTTCGCCCAGGCCCAGCGGGAAATCGCCCTGGCCATTGGCGAGCCGCCGGCGACCAAGGGTTACCCGCCATCGGTGTTCGCCAAGTTGCCGAAGCTGGTGGAGCGCGCCGGTAATGCCGAGAAGGGTGGTGGTTCGATCACCGCGTTCTACACCGTACTGTCCGAAGGCGATGACCAGCAGGATCCGATTGCCGACTCGGCGCGGGGTGTGCTCGACGGGCACATTGTCCTGTCCCGGCGCCTGGCTGAAGAAGGGCATTACCCGGCGATTGATATCGAAGCGTCCATCAGCCGGGTGATGCCGGCGGTGGTGTCGCCGGAGCACATGACCCGTGCGCAGTATTTCAAGCAGCTGTGGTCGCGCTACCAACAGAGTCGCGACCTGATCAGCGTGGGCGCCTACGTCGCCGGTGGCGACCGGGAAACCGACCTGGCGATCTCCCTGCAGCCGCAACTGGTCAAGTATCTGCGCCAGGGGCTCAACGACAGCATCAGCCTGGGCGAGAGCGAAGCCTATCTCGGCGCGATCTTCGCGCCGGCGGCCGGCGGGTAACCGGTCATGGCCCAGAGTCGGGCAGGGCGCCTTGCGCCGGTGGTGGAAATGGCCGAAAAGGCCGAGAAAACCGCCGTGCAGCGCCTCGGTCATTTCCAGGGCCAGGTGCGCCTGGCTGAAAGCAAGCTTGCCGACCTGGAGGCGTTCCGTCTCGATTATCAGGAACAGTGGATCGTTCGCGGCAGTGGCGGCGTTTCTGGCCAATGGCTGCTGGGCTATCAGGGCTTTCTCGCACAGTTGGGCGTGGCGATCGACCAGCAGCGCCAAAGCCTGGTCTGGCACCAGAATAACCTGAACAAGGCGCGGGAAACCTGGCAGCAGGCGTACGCCCGGGTCGAGGGCCTGCGCAAGCTGGTGCAGCGCTACGCCGACGAAGCCCGGCAACTGGAAGACAAGCGCGAGCAGAAGCTGCTCGATGAGTTGTCCCAGCGGCTGCCGCGGGAGAATCCGTACTGAGTCAGTCAATCAGATTGTGGGAGCGAGCCTGCTCGCGATGGCGTCCTCGATGACACCACCATCTTGAGCCTTGCCCCAACCTTCACCAAGTGCTAAACCTTGTACAACATTGTTCAAAAATGACAAGGAAGCCGTCCAATGTCAGTCGTTACAGAAGTCTCTCCCAATGGGCAAAAGCTGACGATTTCCATCAAGGGGCGTTTTGATTTCGCCAAGCATCAAGCCTTTCGCGAATCTTACGAACACCTCCAGCCAAAGCCAGACTTTTTCGAAGTGAACCTCAAGGACGCCACCTACCTCGACAGTTCGGCGCTCGGCATGTTGCTGTTGTTGCGTGATCACGCCGGTGGCGAGAATGCCGAGATCAGGTTGACCCACGCCAACGCCGATGTGCGCAAGATCCTCGCCATTTCCAACTTCGAACAGATCTTCGACGTGGTGTGAACAGCGTGCAACCGGTGGTGGAGACGCTGACGATACTGATCGCCGAGGACAGTGCGGCCGATCGCATGTTGCTGTCGAGTATCGTCCGGCGCCAGGGGCATCAAGTGCTCACGGCGGCCAATGGTGCGCAGGCGGTCGAAGCCTTTCGTCAGCAACGGCCGCAACTGGTGTTGATGGACGCGATGATGCCCGTCATGGACGGCTTCGAAGCGGCGCGGCAGATCAAGGCGCTGGCCGGCGAAACCCTGGTGCCGATCATTTTCCTGACCTCGCTCACTGAGAGCGAGGCGCTGGCCCGTTGCCTGGAGGCCGGAGGCGACGACTTTCTGGCAAAACCGTACAACCAGGTGATCCTCACCGCCAAAATCAAGGCGATGGATCGCTTGCGCCGGTTGCAGGCCACCGTGCTCGAGCAACGCGACCAGATTGCCCGGCACCACGATTACCTGTTGAACGAACAGCGGGTGGCCAAGGCGGTGTTCGACAAGGTCGCCCATTCCGGCTGTCTGAATGCCCGCAATATCCGTTACCTGCAATCGCCCTATGCGCTGTTCAACGGGGACTTGCTGCTGGCAGCGTTCACCCCGGCCGGCGACATGCATGTATTGCTGGGGGACTTTACCGGCCACGGCTTGCCCGCGGCGGTGGGGGCGATGCCGCTGGCCGAGGTGTTCTATGGCATGACCGCCAAGGGTTATGGTCTGAGCGAAACCCTGCGGGAGATGAACGCCAAACTCAAGCGCATCCTGCCGGTGGACATGTTCTGTTGTGCGACCCTGCTGTGCCTGAGTTTCCAGCGACGCTCGGTCGAGGTGTGGAATGGCGGCATGCCCGACGGTTACCTGCACAACATAGCCAGCGGCGAGCGTACGGCGCTCAAGGCCCGGCATTTGCCGCTCGGCGTGCTGAGCCCGCAGACCTTCGACGACCGTACCGAGGTCTACCCCATGGCGGTGGGCGATCGGGTCTTCCTGCTCTCCGACGGGGTGATCGACACCTGTGACGCCAACGAGCACCTGTTCGGCGTCGAGCGCTTGCAGCAAGTGTTCGCGGCCAACCAGGATCCGGACCGGCTGTTCGAAGAGAT is from Pseudomonas sp. MYb118 and encodes:
- a CDS encoding SpoIIE family protein phosphatase — encoded protein: MQPVVETLTILIAEDSAADRMLLSSIVRRQGHQVLTAANGAQAVEAFRQQRPQLVLMDAMMPVMDGFEAARQIKALAGETLVPIIFLTSLTESEALARCLEAGGDDFLAKPYNQVILTAKIKAMDRLRRLQATVLEQRDQIARHHDYLLNEQRVAKAVFDKVAHSGCLNARNIRYLQSPYALFNGDLLLAAFTPAGDMHVLLGDFTGHGLPAAVGAMPLAEVFYGMTAKGYGLSETLREMNAKLKRILPVDMFCCATLLCLSFQRRSVEVWNGGMPDGYLHNIASGERTALKARHLPLGVLSPQTFDDRTEVYPMAVGDRVFLLSDGVIDTCDANEHLFGVERLQQVFAANQDPDRLFEEIEQALHNFRGEARDDVSMVEVSLVEAAQLSPPALVYSDSGQSCPLDWSVSFEFRAATLKRFNPLPYLLQLLLEVHGLRAQSGALYSVLAELYSNALEHGVLGLDSSLKRDASGFTRYYQQRNARLEELQEGFVRVHLRVAPKEGGGCLMIQVEDSGKGFDVERVMARPVDSIRLSGRGVSLIRQLGHNAHWSDDGRTARVEFFWEALA
- a CDS encoding STAS domain-containing protein — protein: MSVVTEVSPNGQKLTISIKGRFDFAKHQAFRESYEHLQPKPDFFEVNLKDATYLDSSALGMLLLLRDHAGGENAEIRLTHANADVRKILAISNFEQIFDVV
- the fliJ gene encoding flagellar export protein FliJ, which translates into the protein MAQSRAGRLAPVVEMAEKAEKTAVQRLGHFQGQVRLAESKLADLEAFRLDYQEQWIVRGSGGVSGQWLLGYQGFLAQLGVAIDQQRQSLVWHQNNLNKARETWQQAYARVEGLRKLVQRYADEARQLEDKREQKLLDELSQRLPRENPY
- the fliI gene encoding flagellar protein export ATPase FliI — encoded protein: MRLDRTSFAKRLGSYAEATELAGAPILEGRLLRMVGLTLEAEGLRAAMGSRCMVINDDSYHPVQVEAEVMGFSGSKVFLMPVGSVAGIAPGARVVPLADTGRLPMGMSMLGRVLDGAGRALDGKGGMKAEDWVPMDGPTINPLKRHPISEPLDVGIRSINGLLTVGRGQRLGLFAGTGVGKSVLLGMMTRFTEADIIVVGLIGERGREVKEFIEHILGEEGLKRSVVVASPADDAPLMRMRAAMYCTRIAEYFRDKGKNVLLLMDSLTRFAQAQREIALAIGEPPATKGYPPSVFAKLPKLVERAGNAEKGGGSITAFYTVLSEGDDQQDPIADSARGVLDGHIVLSRRLAEEGHYPAIDIEASISRVMPAVVSPEHMTRAQYFKQLWSRYQQSRDLISVGAYVAGGDRETDLAISLQPQLVKYLRQGLNDSISLGESEAYLGAIFAPAAGG
- the fliG gene encoding flagellar motor switch protein FliG, whose protein sequence is MSDNRAVAAKLTRVDKAAILLLSLGSTDAAQVLRHMGPKEVQRVGVAMAQMGNVHREQVEQVMSEFVDIVGDQTSLGVGSDDYVRKMLTQALGEDKANGLIDRILLGGNTSGLDSLKWMEPRAVADVIRYEHPQIQAIVVAYLDPDQAGEVLGNFDHKVRLDIILRVSSLNTVQPAALKELNQILEKQFSGNSNASRTTLGGIKRAADIMNFLDSSIEGQLMDSIREVDEDLSGQIEDLMFVFNNLADVDDRGIQALLREVSSDVLVLALKGSDEGVKEKIFKNMSKRAAELLRDDLEAKGPVRVSDVETAQKEILTIARRMAEAGEIVLGGKGGEEMI
- the fliH gene encoding flagellar assembly protein FliH, with protein sequence MPSKHDESPSDLIRARDVGGFDVWSLPSFDPHVPEPEPEPEPELPEIEEVPLEEVQPLTLEELEAIRQEAYNEGFATGEKEGFHSTTIKVRQEAEAALTPKVAALEQLMANLFEPIAEQDTQIEKSLVDLVQHITRQVIQRELAIDSTQIEHVMRDALKLLPLGVGNVRLYINPQDFEQVKALRERHEETWRIVEDEALLPGGCRVETEHSRIDATIETRVARVMDKLFDQLHEQALHPAAPDLSLELPVAAAPAVEPEPEDPDAP